From the Eptesicus fuscus isolate TK198812 chromosome 19, DD_ASM_mEF_20220401, whole genome shotgun sequence genome, the window TGACTCCTTGGAGCCTCACGTGGCGGGAGGGACCGTTGGTGTTGGTCCTCTGTCTCGGCATCTCTTCAGGGTCCGCTCATGCTGTAGCGTGTGTCCGAATGTCCTTCTTCTATGGctgagtgatattccattgtatgcatgctccatgttttatttcattttattttttaaagtatattcttattgattccagagaggaagggagagggagagagagagagaaacatcaatgatgagagagaatcactgatgggctgccttctgcacgccccgcactggggatccagcctgcaacccgggcagggagtcgaaccatgacctcctggttcataggttgaccctcaaccactgagccacactggccgggctgcgTGCTCCACCTTTTCACATCTATTCATCTGTCACTGGACATGGGGCAGAGCCCCGGCCCCCCTctggccccctccctgccccctccccccgccacgtCCCCGCCACGTCTCCGCCAGAGGCAGTGCAGCCAGGCCCACCTGTCTCCTGTCCTTGGGCCACAGACGCTGCAGCGGGAGAAGCAGCCCCGCGACCTGAACGACACCCTCAGGGAGCTGCTCCGCGTGGTGCCCCCCAACGTGGACCCGCTGCTGGAGAAGAAGGCGGGGGGCTGCCGGCGCTGTGCCGTCGTGGGCAACTCGGGCAACCTGCGGGAGTCCTGGTACGGGCCTCACATCGACAGCCACGACTTCGTGCTGAGGTGAGCGGCCGGACCCTTGCCCCGGGCGCACCCGGGCACCCCCGGGCCCCGGCGCGGAAGGAGGCACCTGGGCTCCGGGCCCGGAGGTCGAGGTCCCAGCCCCGGTGTGCCCGGACCTACCCGGGGACCTCAGGCTCCTCGCGGCACCCTCGGGGCCTCGGCGTCCCCATCTGCCCGGCGGGGTGGAGACAGACGCAGGTGCCTCTCCGGACGCAGTGGGCGGGAGCTTGGCGCCGAGAGCCCTGGCGAGACGGCAAGGCTCACTCACAGACCCTCGTCTGGTCTGTGAAATCCATCCCGTTTGGCAGCCTGCACGCTGTTCGTGTAAAATCTGTTTTCCCGTCGCCACGTGGCCAGGTGTCCCAGGAAGGTGCCCCACGCACGCCTCTCTGGGTTCCTTGTAACCGCCGTTCCCTCAGCCCAGAGCGAGAAACAGCAGCagcgagggggtggggtggggggaggagctggTGATCCCCAGGTGCCTTCTAGAATCTTCCGTCCCTGTGATCTCTGACTTTCTATgtccttagaccagtggttttcaaccttcctaatgccgcgaccctttaatacagttcctcatgtggtggtgacccccaaccataacattattttcgttgctacctcataactgtaatgttgctactgtgatgaatcgtaatgtaaatatctgtgttttctgatggtcttaggctctacgcctcagacccacaggttgagaacctttTCAAATCTATTCATCTGTCACTGGACATGGGGCAGAGCCCCGGCCCCCCCTctggccccctccctgccccccccccccacgtccccGCCAGAGGCAGTGCAGCCAGGAGAccctagcagggtcgcctaagcgCACCTGAGCTCCTAAAAGGAAAACCCCGCAGATCCCCGAGCCGCGTGTCGCTGTCCCCACGTCACAGATGAGGAGGCCGCGGAGTTGAGCGCCGGCCCCAGGTCCCGCCGGCCCCCGGGATGTGGGACCGCGTGAGCCATGCGTGTGCGACTCATCCCTTCTCCTCCAGGATGAACAAGGCCCCCACCGCGGGGTTCGAGGCCGACGTGGGGAGCAAGACCACCCACCACTTCGTGTACCCCGAGAGCTTCCGCGAGCTGGCCGAGAACGTCAGCATGGTGCTGGTCCCGTTCAAGACCCTGGACCTGGAGTGGGTGGTCAGCGCCACCACCACCGGCACCATCTCCCAGTAGGTCCCCCCGGGGCGTCGGGTGGAGGGGCCGTGGCCTGGCCGCTCGCTGCTCCTCTTCACCCTGTGGGTGCCTCCTGGCCGCCCACCGTGCTGTTCCCTGCGCCACAGCCCGGCTCCTGCTGTTCCCTGCGATGCGCCCCTCCACGCGCTTCCTCCTGGGATGCACCCGCcgcccagcccacaggccaccTCTGACTCTCCGCTCTCCCCGGCCCCGCACCTCCCATCGCTCTAACGCCCCCCGGACTTGCACCTGTTCCTCCTCTTGACCCCCAAGTGGACCACGCGCTGTGCTTCCCCGAAGCCCGGCAGCTCCTGGGGAAGGGGCCGCTGGGAAGGGCTCAGCGCACCTTAGCGCCGACCCCTCACCGCTGCGTGCTCCGCGTGCAGCCATCTGCCTCCAAACTGAAAGCGGCGCTGGGCGGGGTGGGCGCAGGTGGGAGGATGGGGTGCCGAGCGTGGCAGCTGGGGCGTGAGTCGTCCTTCGCGTGCGCACACCTTCCCGACACCACACGCCCGGGGCACGTGGCGTCTGACCCGATCGTCACAGTTGTCGTGTTCAGGCCTCCCTTCCGCCAGGGAGGGCGCGAGGCTTGGCCGGCAGCGTGCTCGAGGCGGACTCTGCCCGGAGCCAGGCTCGCACCTGGTCCCCTTCCTAAGTCCCTGCTGTTCCCGAAGGGGAGTGGTTTCCGTGTCCAGGGGGCCAAGCCCGTGTGAGGCCCCGTGTGGACGGTGCAGGAtgcggagggtgggggggtgctgtgctcccaggagaagggagggagggaggcaggcgctCGGGCAGGGGAGTGCCACCTGGTCCCTGGGTTCCAGAGCAAAAGCTGCGCCCGAGTCAGAGCCAGAGTGAAGCCAGGGCCTTCATCTTGGAGGCTCCTGACGCTCCGGATGAAAAGCAGGCAGTGTGGGCCTCCTCAGCCGGCACCCCTACCGTGGGCGTAGGTGCTCTGGCCTCCATGGGTCCcaaggctctgtgtgtgtgtgtgtgtgtgtgtgtgtgtggtggggggggggccctggggggCCCTTGGAGCAAGTCCCCTTAACCTTTCTGGGAGAAGGCCCATAACACAGCAGAAAGTCCTCGAATGAGCCAAGATCGCCCTCTGGCGTCTGTAATGGGCCACTGCAGGGCTGTGGCAGGGGCCTgtggctggtgggggcggggagcgggatGTGttgtggccgggggaggggggggcgctgTGGCTGGGGGGAGTGGGGCTGTGCTGGGGGGGCTGTGGCTGGCGGGGAGCAAGGCTGTGGCATGGGGGCTGTGGCTGGGGGGAGTGAGGCTGTGGGGGGCCTGTGGCTGTGGCGGGGAGGGCTGTGGCGGGGAGCAAGGCTGTGgcatgggggctgtggggggctgtggctgGGGGGAGTGAGCCTGTGGGGACCTGTGgctgtgggggggagggctgtggcGGGGCGGGGTGCCCCTGTGAAAGTGTCTGcctcctcagcctggccctgcttccctctcagtcacccctccccagctgcccgcagcagCCGGCCCCCCCACACTGACCCTCTGCTCTCTCCCCCCAGCACCTACATCCCTGTCCCCTCGAAGATCAAAGTGCGGAAGGATCAGGTGAGTGGCGCTCATGCTCACCTGTGATGCTCTGCCCGGTGGGACGTGGTGGGGAGGGCACCCTCCCCGCTGCCAGCATCTGGCCTCAGGGAGCCCTGGGCGCTGGGCCGGTGGAGTCCCTGCTGGAGGGACCGACCCTGGGACCCTGGACCGGCAGCATCGCCTGGGAGACTCACAGAtgcaaccccccaacccccaccagacCTACCTGGGGTTATAGAAGGCCTCCAGGGGTGCCAAAGGGGCTGCAGTTTGAGAACTACTGTGTGAGCTTCTCCAAGCCAGACCTCACTGGTGTCTCCATCATTTCCTGGTGTGGGGGCCGGCCAAAATCTGGGCAGAGGGCAGAAGGATGAAGGCAGGGCAGTGGCCAACACACTGACCCTTTGCCCACGTGCTCTTACTTAAATACCAGggccctggtgcatggattcgtgcacattgaaaggaaacagaaggtggccggtggggcaggactgggcaagatgggctggacacgatGCCCTGGAGCCTACCTTCTGAGGTTCCTCCCCAGCCGGCCACGCCTGGGGCGGCACTGTGGCTTGAAGGGTGTCtctggagtgagtggggtccctccggcaggtggggtccctcggcctggcctgcggggatcgggccaaaaccggctctccgatatcccccaaggggtcctggattgcgagagggcggttcttggcTGATGCACTCCAAAATCAGACTCCCTCttctggttccggggtgcgtcacccgagaaccgctgctgccaaatcactgcagctcggcagctcctgcgttgagcgtctgccccctgatggtcagtgggcGTCATGGCTACGGGTCGAagcgtctgccccccggtggtcattgagcatcatagctactggttggacggTCGGACGGTCTGTTagtcttttatacatatagatatttttatagatttcagagagttagggagagggagagagagagatagaaatatcagtgatgagagagaatcactggtcggctgcctcctgcacaccccacgctggggatcaagcccagagcccaggcatgtgccctgactgggaattgaaccctgacctcctggttcataggtcgatgctcaaccactgagcctgcaTGCTCTTATTTAAATGGGGAGATTGGCGTCAGAGAGGTCAGGCAACTTGCCCGGGGACCCACAGCTGGTTTGGGGTCACGCAGAACTGGGGTCCTCCCCGGCCTGCAGCACCCGCCTGCGTGGGGCGGTACTGCTGCGGGGGAGAAGCCACATGGCAGGGAGGCAGTGGCAAACCACTAGGCTGCGAGCTGAAGGGGTCACCGCGGCGAGCATAGGCCCCCTCCAGTCCTCTCGGGGCGGGGGAGGTGTTGCATTAGGCTTCCTGCACACGCCTGCCCTCTGCTGCCGGGCAAGTCCCCTCAAAGCTGCCGTGAGTAGCGGCACCAAGGCCTTGCCGGTTACCAGGACGCCCCCGCTCGGCCAccgctggctgtgtggccttgagcacgTTGCtgagctctctgagcctcggctTCCTCCTCTGTagcaggagaagggggagagccaGCACACTGCGTCCTTTTAGGGACGGGACCATTTGGGCCCAGCCCGGGTGGATAGTAGCTCCGTGCATGAGTTTTCCTGCAGCCGCCCCGTCTCGCTCAGCCCCGGCCTCGTGTGACTGTGAGACGTCACCTGCTCAGCGAGCCTTCTCCCCCGCTCCAgggcttccctgcctccctgtcccccgAGTTCTTCCCCAGCATCTTCTGGCACTTCACCAGCGAGGCTCCTGTCTTTTCCCGCTAGCATGCAGCCCCCTGAGTGCCGGGGCCTTGTTCCCATCATGTCTGTCCCTGTGGCCACAAGCGCGTGGCACCGAGAGGGGGTGTGTCCTTCCCCAGCCGTCTCTCAGAGGGCCGTGTGCTCCCCCCGCAGATCCTGATCTACCACCCGGCCTTCATCAAGTACGTCTTCGACAACTGGCTGCAGGGCCATGGGCGCTACCCGTCCACCGGCATCCTCTCCGTCATCTTCTCCCTGCACGTCTGTGACGAGGTacgcccctcccccgggcccccGCCGGCCACGCCAGGCACCAGGGTCCCTCATTCACTGTTCCCGAGAGGCCATGCCAGCGTCTGTGGTCCGGCTGACCTTGATCCCGACCCCAGCCCCTGTGAGAGCATCTGTGGTCCGTCTGACCTTGATCCCGACCCCAGCCCCTGTGAGAGCATCTGTGGTCTGTCTGACCTTGATCCCGACCCCAGCCTCTGTGAGAGCATCTGTGGTCCGGCTGACCTTGATCCTGACCCCAGCCCCTGTGAGAGCATCTGTGGTCCGGCTGACCTTGATCCCGACCCCAGCCCCTGTGAGAGCATCTGTGGTGGGGCTGACCTTGATCCTGACCCCAGCCGCTGTGAGAGCATCTGTGGTCCGGCTGACCTTGATCCCGACCCCAGCCCCTGTGAGAGCATCTGTGGTCCGGCTGACCTTGATCCTGACCCCAGCCCCTGTGAGAGCATCTGTGGTCCGGCTGACCTTGATCCCGACCCCAGCCCCTGTGAGAGCATCTGTGGTCTGGCTGACCTTGATCCCGACCCCAGCCCCTGTGAGAGCATCTGTGGTGGGGCTGACCTTGATACCGACCCCAGCCCCTGTGAGAGCTGACCTTGATCCCGACCCCAGCCCCTGTGAGAGCTGACCTTGATCCCGACCCCAGCCCCTGTGAGAGCTGACCTTGATCCCGACCCCAGCCCCTGTGAGAGCTGACCTTGATCCTGACCCCAGCCCCGGTGGCCTGGCAGGCCTCTCTCGGGGGTGCTTTAAGGAGGAGCGGTGGTTTCCAAGAACCTTCCCAGGAGCACGTTCTGGCTCATTCTGTGTGAGCTCCCTAGGCTCCCAGGACCAATGGGTGGAAGCGCCGATTTGGGGGCGAAACAAAGGAGCCGTTGGCACAGGAGACCTGGGTCAGGCTGCTGCTCCCACCTCAGAGCTAGAGCCCGGCTCTCAGGCCACCCGCCCACTCCCGCCAGAATCTCAGAGTGGGAACCAGGCACCCAGGGCTTCCACTGTCCCCCAGGATGGACTGCCAGAGAGCTTGGGAAGTGTGTtccccctcctgggcctccttcAATAGCCACCAGGTGGCGCCGGGTTTCCACCCGTGATCTAGGCCAGGGGCGGGGAGTGTCCGGCCCAGGGCCTGTATGAGGCCCAAGAAATCAtgaggtctggccctgccaaggcaacagagcgggctaatttttaagttgataattctgtatggcccacgaatgacgTTATAAACATCCGAAGGGCCTGGGCAGGAAAGAGGTTCCCACCctggtccatccaggctgttccCTGCCTCCGGGGCAGAGGAgcaggaggggccacaggagaaGGACTCGGTAAACACCGGCCACGGTAAGGAAGGCCCCGCCCGCTGGCCAGGGAGGGCGCCTGGCCGATGGAGATCAGCCTGAGGGCAGAAAGGACCCCGGCCTCCCCACGGATGTCACTCTTggccccattttccagatgaggagagtgaggctcagagaagggatgCAGCATTTGCAGGTCCTCCAgggggtggcagggctggggtgcTCCTCTTCCCCGGCTCCCCAATCCTTGGAGGAGAGGTGGTACTGCCCCAGAGGCGAGACCCCGCTCCCTCAGGACCACCCAGGTGCAGCCGCCTCCCCCGGAGCCTTCCCACACAACACGAACTTGACTTTTACTCAACACCACGCCCCCCGGAGTCCCGGGAACCTAGAGAGGGATTTCTGCGCTCCTGGGAAAGGGCGTGTGCAGATGCGGGGGCCTGCCGGCTTCCTGTCCCACCGGCTCTAcccgccgcccggccgcccggccctGACCTCTGCTTGGCCCCCGCAGGTGGACCTGTACGGCTTCGGGGCGGACAGCAGAGGAAACTGGCACCATTATTGGGAAAACAACCCGTCGGCGGGGGCTTTCCGCAAGACCGGGGTGCATGACGGAGACTTTGAGTCCAACGTGACCACCACCTTGTCGTCCATCCACAAAATCCGGATCTTCAAGGGGAGATGACGCCGCGAAGGGTCGCGGACGGCCACATCCGCGCAGTCACTCACAGCAGCCCCAGCTCCTCGCCGGGGCTGTTCCTTCCGTTCCGGGGGCTCCCGGGGCCAGCCTCGCGCACCCCAACATTTGACAGCATCTACTCAGCAATGTCACCGGGCTGCAGAGCACGTCTGAGCGACCCTCCCGGCTCTCCCCGCGCCGGGAAAAGGTGGAGACGCGGGGGAAGTCCGTTCTCCGAATACGGCTGCggaagacgggggtgggggtggggaggcagatactgaagaccctccccccccccccccccggttttaaaagaaaggacattTCCCAGGGAGGACGGGCAGAGACTCCTTTGCTGGGGGGCCCAGGGCTGACGCCCGCACTCTGATTCTCGCTGGATGTTTCCGAGTGGGGGCGGCTCCGGACAGCCACGCGCTGGGGGCCGGGCGACCCCTTCCTCGCATGTGGCAGCTCCCACTCCCCTCTGTTCCCCGAACTCGTTCTGgtggcaggaggggctccccCGAAGGCCTTCACGCTCAGGCAGGCGTTTCTGAGTCCAGCAGAgacctcttctccttctccccaaaaCGATGTTCTTGCGAGGACCATCCCGGTGATGGCCCCGGGCAGGTCTGGCCACTCCATGTGCCTTCGTACTGTCCCGGTGGAGATGCCTGCGCCGGCTCAGGCCAGCACCCGGCTCGGGAATGGAGACCCTCAGCGCCCCTCGCTCTCAGCTGGGGGCTCCTCCGGGTTCCTGAGCCGCCCCGAGGTGGGGCAGAGCTCaggtgcccccctccctcccggagGCGCCCGCCCTGGCACGTCACTCTGACGTTCACAGACTGTCAGACTCCGTGCCCGTAACCGGCCACGCCCCCGGAGCGGGTCCCACCAGCCAGCGTCTTCCCCCCGGGCCCAGGTCCCGCTGGCCACCTGCGTGGGgtcccggggcgggcggggcgggggatcCTGGGAGCGTGGCCATCGGAGCGGGGGCAGGCATACCTCATTCCGCACTCTGTCCTCCTCGTCGCCCCTCCTGATTATTTATTGATTCGTTGTTGCATCCAGCTGACCTCGTGTGCACTTTCTGGCTCTTGCTGGTCTGGGTTCTAACTCCCTTTCTCCTGCTCCGCCCGGCAGCTGCGGAGTGGGCTGCTTCCGGCAAGCTCTGTGGGTGTTCGGGGTGCCCGGGGTTTGGGGCTCGCTGGTGGGCAAATCCTGGGGTGTCAGGTCGGTGGGTGTGCAGGATGTCCTGtacctccttctctcccagcccAGCTTCCTTGCGAATCTGGGTTCAGCCCCCGGCTGGGCccctcccaaacccaggggcacctCCCCGGGGCCGGGCGAGACACGGGGTCCCGGCCTGGGAGGTCCGCGGCGTTGGCTCCATTTCTGACATGTCATCGAGAAAACCGTTTTCCCCGACGGCCCCGCTGCTCCCGACGGCGTGCGAGGGACCCGGGGACCTGCTCTCCTGGCCTCGGTTTCTCCCTCTGCACGTGGGGAGGGAGGAATTGTGGGCGCTCGGGGGCCACAGGCGGTGTCAGGCACCTCCTAAGAAAGAGTCCCCGGAAACCTCACGCCACGGTTTCTCCTGAGTCTGTACATGCGAGCTCTTTCCCGGGAGGTTCCCTCGCGGTCCTTACAGCCTCAAAGATGCCGGACCCAGGATCCACACACCTGTTCCAGCTTTAACACCCGCCCGATCGTCAGACTCTCCCGGTGGTGAAGGCTCAGAAATCTCTGTGAGGGCGAACCCTCACGGGCTGGCGGTCACGGCCACCCTCGACGGGAGGCGGGAGGACCTCAGCCAGCGCCTGGCGGCCGATCAGCCCCAGGGACAGGCCTTCAGGAAGATGGTCACTGGATGGAGCAGTGGACGGCGCCCGCGCTCTCGCCTCTCCTGCGAGCCCAGGCTGTCCGGGCGTCACAGAACAGCAACCTGCTGCGTTGGGCGTGGCTGAGTCAGAGCAGGTCCTGAAAAGGAGGCCCTGTCCCCAGCTGAGCCGCAGTGACACCTCGTCCCCTGCCTGGGGCCCCGTGCCGGTCTCCAAGGAGCCCCCTGCCTGcggggtgggccaggccagggacccgCTTCCTGGGTCGGCTACCCGGCCCCCATCccgtctccctccttcccacgaGGCTGTACCAGCTGTGAGGTTCCTTCCTGCCCTAGGAATCTGGCTCTCCCATTGTACAGGTGAGAAAAGcaaggcccagagaaggggcATGACTTGGAAAAGCCACGAATGGTGACAGCACAGCTCAGACATTCTGCGCAGAAATAGGGCAGGATCGGCTCCTTGTTTTGAGCCCCCAGAGCTGGGCTCCCCGGCGGGTCCACCGGCATCTCTGAGCAGTGCCCTGGCGTGGCTGCTGGCCGCTCCGCTGTGGCCCCGCGGCTGCCCTCCTGGCAAGCTGTGGTCCCCGCCTCCTCAGTGCCATCCCAACAGCGGGGGACGACTTTGtgcacccccactgcccccgcaGACATCTCTGCGTCTTCTTGCCTTAGAGAGGGGACTGAACCACCTAAACCCCGGTCGCTGTGGCCGGGATTGAACGCACCGATGGGCAGTGGGACCCCCACGGTGGGTTGAGTGGCTGAGAACCGGACCAGTGTTTCTCATAAGGCATATGGGGGTGCTGTGGGCAGGAGAACGAGAAGCAGCCACCAGGGGCAGTTCTGGGGTGTCCACCACACACAGGGTTGGGCTCCCTCGGGCCCTGGATCCCACCCAGCTCAGGGCTGGCCCACCTGCAGGCAGAGAGCAgcttggagaggaggaggagccctggccctggccgggaagAGGGCCCCTGCCCACAGCAAACTGCTGAGCCTGAAGCCGACGAGGCAGCCGCaggtgaggggcagagagagCTCAGCGACACCCCAGCCtcgggtcccccaggcccctgcccaggagccgcCTGCAGCCAGACTGACACCTGCAGAGgcacctccctgggccccagcgctcgcacctgctgggGAGACAGGCAGGCGGCGCCCGCTCTAACCCGGGCCTGGTCAGGAGCCCCGCCCGCGGGCGGACCTGATGCCCATCGCGCCGCGACGTCACGCCAAAGCCAAAGTTTCCCCAgcacttttttcctctctcttttttggcAATCTCGTTTGGTTGGTTGTTGGTGTTTTAAAATTTGCGTTtttctccccctgccttccccccctcgcccgcccccccgccccccccccaacactcaGCCTTGTTTTCGCGTTTCACAGCCGAGCGTTGACCCGAGTCGCGGTCCTCAGCCTCGGCTGTGTCTTATTTATTGTTGAGCATTTGCAGTGACCTGAATCGAAGTGAATTAAAGAAGAGCTATTTTATCGTTCGGGGTGTGTTGTTTTTCTGGGGGGGCCGAGCCCTCACGCTGCCCTTCCCGGTTTCCACTCGGGAGGTGTTTCAGTCCTGAAAGGATGAAGGGCCGGGgactccccccatcccccacccccgacctctctgagcctcagcggtctcatctgggaaatggggcCACAGCGCCAGCTGTCCGAAGGGGGGAGGGCAAGAAGAAAAGCACGTCCGGAGGCCCCGGGAGACTCACGCCAGCGCTCTGAGCGTTCGCCGAGGAGGCCTGGCGGGGGTCGAAGGTGACGCGGAGAGGGGCCCCTTCTGTGGAGCGGGCGCCTTCGCTCAGCCACCCCCGGTGCAGGGAGGGAAGCAGCAGGCGGGGAGGAGATGAAGAGCCTAGAAGGGGAAAGGCCGAAGTGGGGGAGCACGAGGCGATGGAAGCTGGTGAGGACGGAGCGGGGACAGGCGGGAGCTGGTTGCTGGGGGACGGAGCGGAGCTGGAGACGAGTCCTGTGGATGTCAGGATAGAGGACACTCACAGAAGCCGCTCAGAGCTGGGAAGCTGTGGGCACAAGGTGTCTGAATGAGTGGCCTTCAGGATGGGGTTGTTCCAGGTGATGGAGAGAAGGcggagggaggaagcagggagggcaggtgctGTGTGTGAGCGCCACGTGTCACTGAAGTCCCAGGATAAGGGCACAAGTTGGTTGCAAACACCCTGGCTCaacgagagggagagggaggtcgGCTGCAAGGTGCTGGGGACCTTGGAGAGAAGCCGAAGTACCATAGGCAGGTGGCAGGGGCGGCCAGGACCATGGTGGGGAGGAGCGTGAAGTACAGGAACATCATGGGCGCCCAGAGAGGCGGCCCTCACGCAGACATCCCGGCTGGGGGCTGGACAAGAGCGCCACGGGTGTCCCTGCCCCAGGTGCCGCTCGGCAGCCCGGCCGGGGAGTCTGCCTGTGTGCAGGGCCAGCAGCCCCTGTGATGCCACCACCTGGCACAGGTCCTGGCACCCAGACGACCTTAAGCAAAGGGTCGTGATTGCTATCGGTCCATTGGGAACATCCTTGCTGGAGCCTTCTGGAAGGAGGGCTCGTGTCGAACGCTTAGCTGCGGATGTTGAACGCCCCGAAGGCACCTTCAGACCCATGGGTGTCCAGGTTCAACGTCCCGGGGCCCCACGGGTTCTGAGACCTCCTGCCCCTCGTGTTTTGTGGCGGTGGGACTGGGAGGTATCGTAGATTTGTGGATTGCCGGAAGATTCCCGCCCTTTCTGAGTCCCCCCAGGAGAGGGCGCGGCTGGAACCCAGGCACCCTCAGGGATCCAGCCGGGATCCAGACCTGGACCTTCCCCGTGAAGGGAGTGATGATCCCTGCTTTGCTGCCTCGTGGGATTGTGTGGAAACGAACATACTTGATGTCCACATACATTTCATTAGACACATACACTGAGTAATTATATTTATCCTGTATCATAacaggctaatgtgcaaattgtcccctcgaccaggagttcgaccagcaggcaggccggccaaccgcccgtgtcccctccccctggccaggctggccggaccatatacacacacactgagtggccagactattatgcgttcagagatcatcataatccggccactcagtgtatgtgcccAGGGCCACTGG encodes:
- the ST3GAL1 gene encoding CMP-N-acetylneuraminate-beta-galactosamide-alpha-2,3-sialyltransferase 1, coding for MVTLRRRTLKVLTLLVLFVFLTSFLLSYSHTAATSPWLPRQLVLELSDSFRRLLAFSRRPCTCARCVGQRRVSSWFDDRFNWSMQPLLTAKNAFLDEDTYRWWLTLQREKQPRDLNDTLRELLRVVPPNVDPLLEKKAGGCRRCAVVGNSGNLRESWYGPHIDSHDFVLRMNKAPTAGFEADVGSKTTHHFVYPESFRELAENVSMVLVPFKTLDLEWVVSATTTGTISHTYIPVPSKIKVRKDQILIYHPAFIKYVFDNWLQGHGRYPSTGILSVIFSLHVCDEVDLYGFGADSRGNWHHYWENNPSAGAFRKTGVHDGDFESNVTTTLSSIHKIRIFKGR